The region tgcatttttgttaaaaattccACAAGGTGAGGTAACAAGGTCATTGCCTTGTGAATTGATGGCTGCCAGAGTAGGCTGTGGGCGTGGCCGAAGTGGTGACCTTTTGGGTTGTGGCAAATTTGGTTTCTTTTGGAGAATCCTCGCTGAAGAGGTTGTTCTCTTAActagcttttcttttcttttggtctttcttgttttcttgttacaTGGGCTTGACATTTCATCTCTTTCTTGATTGTCTTGAATAGTAGAGTTGCTGCAGTTTGAACCAGGTTTATATGGTGTACTTTCAGTAGGAAAACAGTTAACTTCAGATTTTTTGTTGACCAACATATGTTCTATACTATCATTGAAGGCATTCTTTTGTGCACCACCCTCAACAGTGTCAGTGAAAGACACTGTGCTCTCAGGTGGGAACTCGTCCTTCACAAGTCTTCCCACAAGACCATCATAAGTGGTTTGCTCTTGCGTCCTTGAAACTTGGATGCCCGAGACTTGATCTGATGAACTTGTTGCTACATGTACAAATGTTGGATTCAAACCTACTGCATCCATGTTTCCTGCAGCCGCTTGAGCTGCTATTTTGCTGGCAATACTGGAGTAAACATTTGGCGGTAAGACCAAAACTGGTACACTGTAAGGTAATCCATTGATGCTGTTGTCTGTTGTGGATTGTAAGCCTTCTGGAACAGCATTGTTCAAGTAGGGGCTGGCAATAAGTAGATCATCTGCTGGCTTTGGCAAAATAGGTCGAAAGCCCTTTGCAGTTGAAGATTCAATATTACAATTACCCTGTTGTGAAGGAGGTTTCTGGTATCTCATAACTTCTCTCATCATATTTTCCTTGCCCTCTGGTGATATGGCCCAATAATTACCTTTACCAGGAAGGTTTGGTGGTCTCTTTGCTTTCAAGAAAAAGCTGTGAAGTGATAGGTTATGTCTGATAGAgttctgcaaaacaaaaaaaattaatttgaccattttttgttgtaaatttCTCATTATATCTACTTCACAAAAAACGCACAGTTGCTGTTCTCTGCTTTAAAGAACGATTACCTTCCAAGCTTTTTTGCAATGCTTGTAATAGGGGAAGTTATTCTCAATCCATTGGTATATGTTTTGAAGAGTCATGCGTTTTTCCAAGGTGCTGTTGATGGCAAGAAGTATAAGTGAAGCATAAGAAAACGGCGGCTTTGGGTATGGATTCATTGGGCGCGTTGACTCATTATCTGAAGGTGGATCTCCCCGTTTGTTACCCTCTTGTAAAGGATTGGAATCCAAATTGAACAACCACTGCATATTGGTGAGACTGTCATCTAGGGAACAACTGGAATTCTCtgcagaaaacaattttttttttgtaatgaaCATCAGTATTGGGAGACAGAGTTGACAATTTCGTGAGCGCATTCACCCTCCACAGAATGGCCaggtttaatttcatttttaacacCTTTTAAGAtctaaaaatatttctaaaattttctc is a window of Acropora palmata chromosome 11, jaAcrPala1.3, whole genome shotgun sequence DNA encoding:
- the LOC141898025 gene encoding uncharacterized protein LOC141898025 — encoded protein: MSSTNQNSSCSLDDSLTNMQWLFNLDSNPLQEGNKRGDPPSDNESTRPMNPYPKPPFSYASLILLAINSTLEKRMTLQNIYQWIENNFPYYKHCKKAWKNSIRHNLSLHSFFLKAKRPPNLPGKGNYWAISPEGKENMMREVMRYQKPPSQQGNCNIESSTAKGFRPILPKPADDLLIASPYLNNAVPEGLQSTTDNSINGLPYSVPVLVLPPNVYSSIASKIAAQAAAGNMDAVGLNPTFVHVATSSSDQVSGIQVSRTQEQTTYDGLVGRLVKDEFPPESTVSFTDTVEGGAQKNAFNDSIEHMLVNKKSEVNCFPTESTPYKPGSNCSNSTIQDNQERDEMSSPCNKKTRKTKRKEKLVKRTTSSARILQKKPNLPQPKRSPLRPRPQPTLAAINSQGNDLVTSPCGIFNKNAHGVIAGFSPIKPMITPTKMNGNQSFQQSFFTPPTNSSSLTCSGLTPFISGRDDGALTPFREGEMDFAFLFSPERFASQKVCSTPHNCRKSLGLGPIGNLDDKKLDSLYDGDDEGFRKL